A single window of Helicobacter pylori DNA harbors:
- the sodB gene encoding superoxide dismutase [Fe]: MFTLRELPFAKDSMGDFLSPVAFDFHHGKHHQTYVNNLNNLIKGTDFEKSSLFDILTKSSGGVFNNAAQIYNHDFYWDCLSPKATALSDELKGALEKDFGSLEKFKEDFIKSATTLFGSGWNWAAYNLDTQKIEIIQTSNAQTPVTDKKVPLLVVDVWEHAYYIDHKNARPVYLEKFYGHINWHFVSQCYEWAKKEGLGSVDYYINELVHKKA, from the coding sequence ATGTTTACATTACGAGAGTTGCCTTTTGCTAAAGACAGCATGGGAGATTTTTTAAGCCCTGTAGCGTTTGATTTCCACCATGGGAAACACCATCAAACTTATGTGAATAATTTGAATAACTTAATTAAAGGCACGGATTTTGAGAAAAGTTCTTTGTTTGATATTTTGACGAAGTCTAGCGGAGGCGTGTTTAATAACGCCGCTCAAATTTACAACCACGATTTTTATTGGGATTGCCTAAGCCCCAAAGCGACTGCCCTAAGCGATGAGTTAAAAGGGGCTTTAGAAAAAGATTTCGGATCGTTGGAAAAATTTAAAGAAGACTTCATTAAGAGCGCGACCACTCTGTTTGGCTCTGGTTGGAATTGGGCAGCGTATAATTTAGACACTCAAAAAATTGAAATCATTCAAACGAGCAACGCTCAAACCCCAGTTACGGATAAAAAAGTGCCGCTTTTAGTGGTGGATGTGTGGGAGCATGCTTATTATATTGACCACAAAAACGCGCGCCCTGTGTATTTGGAAAAATTCTATGGGCATATCAATTGGCATTTTGTTTCTCAATGCTATGAGTGGGCGAAAAAAGAAGGCTTAGGCTCAGTGGATTACTACATCAATGAATTGGTGCATAAAAAAGCTTAA